A stretch of Ascochyta rabiei chromosome 6, complete sequence DNA encodes these proteins:
- a CDS encoding Aspartate--tRNA ligase, with protein sequence MILVHASRHAAGRGACLRSSYAEISRFVRTRHHGITLDRASLCLKNATRSFVSLQSGAPTLSPEEKLRKTLDDFKESTRIHSWKHIDDAWSELQAANLTHNRAGRDVEIAGYLSTRRDVNKKLSFAMLRSKNQTWCIQIVSTGNVEGEEAEAHVRLRTLREWTPVVVRGRLLERKQAKDDTYLGIKLINDREISLTSITPLNEIPNDIIIKQDTVFGPEQRHLQLRTNAELRNNIIKRQKAMQRARLELADNGWREIETPILFKSTPEGAREFLVPTRTKGLAYALPQSPQQYKQILMASGFTRYYQFARCFRDEDLRADRQPEFTQLDMEMSFAAEEDIMAEIERLLRALWYRVLKQKTPEKFPRMTYQEAMASYGSDKPDLRYNSKIHSITQYLPADLIGKITPLQDPTVEAFKISISSDPKVTRKFISDFLDGPDGKAFLENADGQPGVFVGDLSAPMQGLGPLGYQYVMEGPEALAIEHGDLLILQARPTAPFAGGSTMLGNLRLALHKAAIAQGLIDPPDQHDYKFVWIHDFPLFSPSVDSEPGQGGTAGLASTHHPFTAPKTPADVDLLLTAPEKAIAAHYDIVVNGVELGGGSRRIHSAGVQEFIFRDVLKMKPERVEDFRHLLDVLRSGCPPHVGIALGWDRLMAIMCHKESVRDVIAFPKSGRGEDLLVKSPNRPTVEQWDTYGLQVKA encoded by the exons ATGATTCTGGTGCATGCTTCACGGCATGCTGCAGGTCGCGGCGCATGTCTACGAAGCTCGTACGCTGAGATATCTCGATTTGTTCGAACACGCCATCACGGGATCACGTTGGATCGCGCATCACTGTGTTTGAAGAACGCAACGCGCTCTTTTGTGAGCTTGCAGTCTGGTGCACCCACGTTGTCACCAGAAGAAAAGCTTCGCAAAACATTAGATGATTTCAAAGAATCCA CACGGATTCACTCTTGGAAGCACATTGACGATGCATGGTCAGAACTGCAGGCTGCGAACTTGACTCACAACAGAGCCGGCCGGGACGTCGAGATAGCTGGCTACCTTAGCACTCGACGAGATGTGAACAAAAAGCTCTCTTTTGCTATGCTGCGCAGCAAAAACCAAACGTGGTGCATTCAAATTGTCTCAACTGGCAATGTGGAAGGCGAGGAAGCAGAAGCACATGTTCGTCTTAGGACGTTAAGAGAATGGACTCCTGTCGTGGTTCGAGGCAGGCTCCTGGAGAGAAAGCAAGCCAAAGATGACACCTACCTCGGCATAAAATTGATCAACGACCGAGAGATATCGCTGACAAGTATCACTCCTCTGAACGAGATACCGAACGATATCATCATCAAGCAGGATACTGTGTTCGGTCCTGAGCAACGGCACCTACAACTACGCACTAACGCAGAACTGCGAAACAACATCATCAAAAGACAGAAAGCTATGCAAAGGGCGCGGCTAGAGCTAGCTGATAACGGCTGGAGAGAGATTGAGACTCCTATCCTGTTCAAATCTACGCCTGAAGGTGCGCGAGAGTTTCTCGTGCCAACACGGACCAAGGGGCTGGCATACGCGCTTCCTCAAAGTCCGCAACAGTACAAACAGATTCTCATGGCTTCCGGCTTCACTAGATATTACCAGTTCGCACGTTGCTTCCGCGACGAGGACCTGAGAGCCGACCGACAACCGGAGTTCACTCAGCTCGATATGGAGATGTCTTTTGCAGCGGAGGAAGACATCATGGCTGAGATTGAACGGCTGCTGAGGGCTCTTTGGTACAGAGTATTGAAGCAGAAGACGCCGGAGAAATTTCCGCGAATGACCTACCAGGAAGCCATGGCTTCGTACGGATCAGACAAGCCGGACCTGCGGTACAACTCGAAG ATTCATTCTATCACCCAGTATCTCCCCGCCGATCTAATCGGCAAAATCACACCGCTCCAGGACCCTACTGTAGAAGCATTCAAGATCTCAATTTCCTCTGACCCCAAAGTCACACGAAAGTTCATCTCCGATTTCCTCGATGGCCCGGACGGCAAAGCATTCCTCGAGAACGCTGACGGTCAACCCGGCGTCTTCGTGGGCGACCTCTCAGCACCCATGCAAGGCCTAGGACCACTCGGCTACCAGTATGTTATGGAAGGCCCTGAAGCCCTCGCCATCGAACACGGCGACCTCCTCATCCTCCAAGCACGCCCTACCGCTCCTTTCGCCGGTGGCTCGACTATGTTAGGCAACCTCCGTCTCGCCCTGCACAAAGCCGCCATCGCCCAAGGCCTCATCGACCCTCCGGATCAGCACGACTACAAATTCGTCTGGATCCATGACTTCCCTCTCTTCTCGCCCTCAGTCGACTCTGAACCCGGCCAAGGCGGCACCGCAGGCCTCGCATCAACCCACCACCCCTTCACCGCACCCAAGACCCCCGCAGACGTCGACCTCCTGCTCACTGCGCCCGAGAAAGCCATCGCAGCACACTACGACATCGTCGTCAACGGCGTCGAGCTAGGCGGCGGGAGCCGTCGTATCCACAGCGCCGGCGTTCAAGAGTTCATCTTCCGTGACGTGCTGAAGATGAAGCCCGAGCGCGTCGAGGACTTTAGGCACTTGCTCGACGTGCTGCGGAGTGGGTGTCCGCCGCACGTGGGCATTGCGCTGGGTTGGGACAGGTTGATGGCGATCATGTGCCACAAGGAGAGTGTGCGCGATGTCATTGCATTTCCCAAGAGTGGGCGTGGAGAGGATTTGCTGGTCAAGAGCCCGAATCGGCCG